DNA sequence from the Actinacidiphila yeochonensis CN732 genome:
GATCGGCGGCGGCCGTGTCGACGACCACGCCGCGGTCCGACTCCAGCTCCGCGATCCGCCGCTCCAGCCCGTCGGACGGCGACAGCAGCCCGCGCACCAGGGACCGGTCCAACGCCGCCATGGCGCGGGCCAGGAACGGCAGCACCGGCCAGAGCAGGAAGAGCGCGACCAGCGTGACAGTGAAGGTGAGGATGCCCCACGGCAGCCGGACGGCCAGGAAGAGCGAGCTGCGCCAGGCCACCGGGTCCTTGAGCGTCGTCCACAGCCAGGGCAGGAAACCGCCCAGCGTCTTCGCCCGCAGCGGGCGCGGCTCCTCCACCCGCACCCCGAGGAAGCGCCGGGCCCGCGCCCGCTCGATCCGGCCCAGGCCGCGGCTGCCCATCAGGCCCACCGCCAGCAGCGGCAGCCCGACCACGGTGACGGAGAGACCGGCGCCAAGCGCCAGCGTGGTCACCACGTACACGAACCCGACCACCGCCATGGGGAGGTTCACCAGCAGGTGCGCGACCTCCTTCCACGTCGCGCGGTCGTAGGCGAAGCGGGGCGCGGGCAGCGGTGCCTGCGGCGGCTCGCCGTCCGCGGCGGGGTGGGCGCCGGCGGGCTGCCCGGGACGGGAGCCGGTGCCGGGTTCGGTGCCCTTTCCGGTGCCGGGGTGTGCCGCGGGACCCGGACCGGCGGGTTGCCCGGGGCGCGGACCGTGGTGCTGCCCGGCGGAACCGGGGCGCGGGGGCGTGGAGTCCATGGCGCCCAGCCTGCCGTCCCGAGGGGGCGCGCGCCATGGGGTGCGCCGTCGTGGCCGGGGTGGGGTTATCCCCCGTTATGTTTTTCGTGGTCCTGCAAGAGGGCCGCTGGCCTCCGGGCCCGGTATGACTTTTGCCCCCTGTCGATCGGATGACCTGGGGGGTGGTGTCACCGGGCCCGAGGGGTGCCGTCGGAGACGCTGATGAGAGGTCCGGCCGCCGCCCGGCCCGGCGCAATGCCCGGCCATCCGCGGGCGGCAGGTCTGCATAACGTGGATGCGCGAGAACGGCCCCGATGCCCAGGCCAGCAGGCAACGAGCATGTGGGGGCACGGTGATCGACACAAGCGGTGTGGGCGTCTTCCTCGGACTGGACGTCGGCAAGAGCACCCACCACGGGCACGGCCTGACGCCGACCGGCAAGACGGTCTTCGACAAGCAGCTGCCCAACAGCGAACCGAAGCTGCGGGCGGTCTTCGGCAAGCTCGCGGCGAAGTTCGGCACCGTGCTGGTGGTCGTGGACCAGCCCGCCTCGATCGGCGCCCTGCCACTGGCCGTGGCCCGCGACGCGGGCTGCCGGGTCGCCTACCTGCCGGGCCTTGCCATGCGCCGGATCGCCGACCTCTACCCGGGCGAGGCCAAGACCGACGCCAAAGACGCCGCAGTGATCGCAGACGCCGCCCGCACCATGCCCCACACCCTGCGCTCGCTGGAACTCACCGACGAGATCACCGCCGAACTCACCGTCCTCATCGGCTTCGACCAGGACCTCGCAGCAGAGGCCACCCGCACCTCCAACCGGATACGCGGCCTGCTCACCCAGTTCCACCCCAGCCTCGAACGCGTCCTGGGCCCGCGTCTGGACCACCAGGCCGTCACCTGGCTCCTGGAACGCCACGGATCCCCGACCGCCCTACGCACAGCCGGCCGCCGCAAGCTCGTCGAACTGATCCGCCCCAAGGCCCCCCGCATGGCCACCCGACTCATCGACGACATCTTCGACGCCCTCGACGAACAGACCGTCACCGTCCCCGGCACCGGCACCCTTGACATCGTCGTCCCGTCCCTGGCCCGCTCCCTCGCGGCCGTCCACGAGCAACGCCGAGCCCTGGAAGCCCAGATCAGCGAACTCCTGGAGGCCCACCCTCTTTCCCAGGTCCTGACGTCACTGCCCGGCGTCGGCGTCAGGACCGCCGCAGTCCTCCTGGTCACCGTCGGCGACGGCAGATCCTTCCCGAGCGCCGCCCACCTCGCCTCCTACGCCGGCCTGGCACCAGCGACCAGATCCTCCGGAACCTC
Encoded proteins:
- a CDS encoding sensor domain-containing protein produces the protein MDSTPPRPGSAGQHHGPRPGQPAGPGPAAHPGTGKGTEPGTGSRPGQPAGAHPAADGEPPQAPLPAPRFAYDRATWKEVAHLLVNLPMAVVGFVYVVTTLALGAGLSVTVVGLPLLAVGLMGSRGLGRIERARARRFLGVRVEEPRPLRAKTLGGFLPWLWTTLKDPVAWRSSLFLAVRLPWGILTFTVTLVALFLLWPVLPFLARAMAALDRSLVRGLLSPSDGLERRIAELESDRGVVVDTAAADLRRIERDLHDGAQARLVALAMDLGLAREKLLEDPEAAAKMVGEAHGEVKIALQELRDLARGIHPAILTDRGLDAALSSVASRCTVPVAVNVDLAARPAEAIEGIAYFTVSELLQNVSKHSRARGASVEVWRGGDRLMLQVRDDGKGGADVSGGSGLAGLAERLRSVDGLFVVSSPEGGPTVVTAELPWRDRSLSPSGPR
- a CDS encoding IS110 family RNA-guided transposase, giving the protein MIDTSGVGVFLGLDVGKSTHHGHGLTPTGKTVFDKQLPNSEPKLRAVFGKLAAKFGTVLVVVDQPASIGALPLAVARDAGCRVAYLPGLAMRRIADLYPGEAKTDAKDAAVIADAARTMPHTLRSLELTDEITAELTVLIGFDQDLAAEATRTSNRIRGLLTQFHPSLERVLGPRLDHQAVTWLLERHGSPTALRTAGRRKLVELIRPKAPRMATRLIDDIFDALDEQTVTVPGTGTLDIVVPSLARSLAAVHEQRRALEAQISELLEAHPLSQVLTSLPGVGVRTAAVLLVTVGDGRSFPSAAHLASYAGLAPATRSSGTSIHGEHAPRSGNRQLKRAMFLSAFAALHDPASRTYYDKCRTRGKTHTQALLRLARHRISVLFAMLRDGTFYDPPQSDAATA